In one window of Chiloscyllium punctatum isolate Juve2018m chromosome 11, sChiPun1.3, whole genome shotgun sequence DNA:
- the slc30a1a gene encoding zinc transporter 1a, which produces MDCEPNRARLMCMLWLTFGFFVVEVVVSRLTSSLAMLSDSFHMLSDVIALVVALIAVRFAAKTQSTAKNTFGWIRAEVMGALVNAVFLTALCFTIVLEAIERFSEPREIHNALVVTGVGAAGLLVNLLGLCMFHGSGSAAGGGAAHGHSHSHSHSHSSSESGGHWLRKKKRAEAEKLSGNGTSVRDQEEINILVSGSAINGVNPDKQDVFDLLRDNSMEGLQLNGISVLDDHRDEFGDVGDSASQLNMRGVFLHVLGDALGSVIVVVNALIFYFIWNPCPDNGPCINKCLHDHCVDREHLNGTQSNISENSKNIPEAGPCWVLFLDPTLCCIMVCILLYTTYPLLKESALILLQTVPKQIDMELINEKLRNLEGVLAVHELHVWQLAGSRIIATAHIKCRDPTAYMDVAKRIKDFFHDEGIHATTIQPEFASVNSESRISLCELPCKTQCALKQCCGNGEKSSSDLKLETPSTHSLEVIRESPEHPNMRTQRNETCSNSAKSKDTQYESAV; this is translated from the exons ATGGACTGCGAGCCGAACCGGGCGCGCCTGATGTGCATGTTATGGTTGACATTCGGCTTCTTCGTGGTGGAGGTGGTAGTGAGCCGGCTGACCAGCTCGCTGGCCATGCTGTCCGACTCCTTCCACATGCTGTCAGATGTCATCGCCCTGGTGGTGGCCCTCATCGCCGTGCGCTTCGCCGCCAAGACCCAGTCGACCGCGAAGAACACGTTCGGCTGGATCCGCGCCGAGGTGATGGGAGCGCTGGTCAACGCCGTCTTCCTGACGGCGCTCTGCTTCACCATCGTGCTGGAGGCCATCGAGCGCTTCAGCGAGCCGCGGGAGATCCACAACGCGCTGGTGGTGACCGGGGTCGGCGCCGCCGGGCTCCTGGTCAACCTCCTGGGGCTCTGTATGTTCCACGGCAGCGGCAGCGCCGCCGGCGGTGGGGCGGCCCACGGCCACTCgcactcccattcacactctcactccaGCTCGGAGAGCGGGGGCCACTGGCTCCGCAAGAAGAAGAGGGCCGAGGCTGAGAAACTGTCCGGCAACGGGACGAGCGTCCGTGACCAGGAGGAGATCAACATCCTCGTCAGCGGCAGCGCCATCAATGGTGTCAACCCCGACAAGCAGGATGTATTCG ATCTACTGAGGGACAATAGTATGGAAGGTCTACAACTGAATGGAATTTCTGTTCTTGATGACCATCGTGATGAATTTGGAGATGTAGGTGACTCTGCATCGCAACTGAACATGCGTGGTGTCTTCCTTCATGTGTTGGGAGATGCCCTGGGCTCTGTCATAGTGGTGGTAAATGCACTGATATTTTACTTCATTTGGAACCCATGTCCTGACAATGGCCCATGCATTAATAAGTGTTTACATGATCATTGTGTTGATCGAGAACATCTAAATGGCACACAGTCAAACATATCTGAAAATAGTAAAAACATTCCAGAAGCTGGACCATGTTGGGTGCTGTTCTTGGATCCCACTTTATGTTGTATTATGGTATGTATTTTGCTGTACACAACGTATCCTCTTCTGAAGGAATCTGCTCTTATTCTGTTACAAACAGTCCCTAAACAAATAGATATGGAGTTAATAAATGAGAAGCTGCGCAACTTGGAAGGTGTACTAGCTGTACATGAGCTTCATGTCTGGCAGTTAGCTGGTAGTAGAATTATTGCAACCGCCCATATTAAATGTCGTGATCCAACTGCTTACATGGATGTAGCAAAACGTATTAAAGACTTTTTCCATGATGAAGGAATCCATGCCACAACCATCCAGCCGGAATTTGCTTCAGTAAACTCTGAATCACGTATTTCCCTTTGTGAACTGCCATGCAAGACTCAGTGTGCCTTAAAGCAGTGTTGCGGTAATGGTGAGAAGTCCTCCAGTGATTTAAAGTTGGAAACTCCATCCACTCATTCTCTTGAGGTCATCAGGGAATCTCCTGAGCATCCCAATATGAGGACTCAAAGAAATGAGACTTGCAGCAATTCTGCAAAAAGCAAAGACACACAATATGAATCAGCTGTGTAA